In a single window of the Leptospiraceae bacterium genome:
- a CDS encoding Cathepsin L, giving the protein MNKIPPRKILLLVSLCSFLFSTLYVHSQESAKDILQKQKDKNNKELSDLKEKLNKLQEDIKANNYSFKVAITEAMKYEISQIASTKAPRSIDYAKVNKEAQKRLKMEGKRKKQKKKVKFTTDDFEEMEEIIFDENDPLPDEYADMEDYSQDDPYQQTEDQGYIEPPPPPKKNEAKCKVELAAWDWRAEGKVTPVRQQGSCGSCWAFTTTAAFESSYLIQNNKTIDMSEQQLVNCSRAGSCADGGWPGNAFEFMLMKSATATGSKSGVDESAEPYKGKDMQCKPYKTTNYQTVAWGYVANGNRTPTVKEVKQALCKYGPLASAVYVTPHFQAYAGGVFNEKVKTSSSNDVNHAITIVGWDDKLNAYLIKNSWSDRWGIKGYMWIDYKSANIGYGTMWVVARSEK; this is encoded by the coding sequence ATGAATAAAATTCCCCCTAGAAAAATCCTATTATTAGTTTCCCTTTGTTCCTTTTTGTTTTCTACTCTGTATGTGCATTCGCAAGAATCAGCCAAAGATATTTTACAAAAACAGAAAGATAAGAATAATAAAGAACTTTCTGATCTCAAAGAAAAACTAAACAAACTCCAAGAAGATATAAAAGCAAATAATTATAGTTTCAAGGTAGCCATTACAGAAGCTATGAAATATGAAATCTCACAGATTGCATCTACCAAAGCTCCACGCTCGATTGATTACGCAAAAGTAAACAAAGAAGCACAGAAGCGCTTAAAGATGGAAGGCAAAAGAAAAAAACAAAAGAAGAAAGTAAAATTCACAACTGATGATTTTGAGGAAATGGAAGAAATCATTTTTGATGAGAATGATCCACTTCCAGATGAATACGCAGACATGGAAGATTATAGCCAAGATGATCCCTACCAACAAACCGAAGACCAAGGCTATATTGAACCACCTCCTCCACCAAAGAAAAACGAAGCTAAGTGTAAAGTAGAATTAGCCGCTTGGGACTGGAGAGCAGAAGGGAAGGTAACGCCCGTTAGACAACAAGGCTCCTGCGGAAGCTGTTGGGCATTTACCACTACGGCAGCCTTCGAGTCTAGCTATTTAATTCAAAATAATAAGACCATTGACATGTCCGAGCAGCAACTAGTGAATTGCTCCCGTGCAGGTAGTTGTGCAGATGGTGGCTGGCCTGGTAATGCATTTGAATTCATGCTTATGAAATCAGCAACTGCTACAGGCTCTAAAAGTGGAGTAGATGAAAGTGCAGAGCCTTATAAAGGAAAGGATATGCAGTGTAAGCCTTACAAAACGACTAACTACCAAACAGTAGCCTGGGGATATGTGGCTAATGGCAATAGAACCCCAACTGTCAAAGAAGTAAAACAAGCCCTCTGCAAATACGGACCGTTAGCCAGTGCAGTCTATGTTACACCTCATTTTCAAGCTTATGCAGGTGGAGTGTTTAATGAGAAAGTAAAGACTTCTAGCTCAAATGATGTGAACCACGCAATCACAATCGTAGGTTGGGATGATAAACTCAATGCCTATCTAATTAAAAATTCATGGAGTGATAGATGGGGCATCAAAGGTTATATGTGGATTGATTATAAATCAGCCAATATTGGTTACGGAACTATGTGGGTAGTTGCCCGCAGTGAAAAATAA
- a CDS encoding MBL fold metallo-hydrolase: protein MSFQIETFPVYPLGCNCSIVSCDKTKEAIVIDPGGSEDQIFKYLKSKDLKVTQIIHTHAHFDHCLGTKTVADAYEGCKIGLHKDDLKLYQNIPMQCEMFGVDFKGDIRDLDYFLEDNQILSVGNATNMEVLHTPGHSPGSVCFVLRGSDKHIVFSGDTLFSGSIGRTDLWGGDYETIIKSIQTRLLTLEDETLVIPGHGESSVIYREKMYNPYLN from the coding sequence ATGAGTTTTCAAATAGAAACATTTCCTGTTTATCCTTTGGGCTGTAATTGTTCGATTGTGTCTTGTGATAAGACAAAGGAAGCGATTGTGATTGACCCGGGTGGAAGCGAGGACCAGATTTTTAAATATTTAAAATCAAAAGACTTGAAAGTTACTCAGATCATTCACACACACGCGCATTTTGATCATTGCTTGGGAACTAAGACGGTTGCAGATGCATATGAAGGTTGTAAGATCGGACTTCATAAAGATGATTTAAAGCTTTACCAGAATATTCCTATGCAATGCGAAATGTTTGGCGTAGATTTTAAAGGCGACATAAGAGACCTAGATTATTTTTTAGAGGACAACCAAATTCTTTCTGTTGGAAATGCGACCAATATGGAAGTTCTACACACCCCCGGTCATAGTCCTGGTTCGGTCTGTTTTGTTTTACGCGGCTCTGACAAGCATATTGTTTTTTCGGGAGATACTCTTTTTTCTGGAAGCATTGGGCGCACAGATCTATGGGGTGGAGATTATGAGACAATAATTAAGTCAATTCAGACTAGATTATTGACATTGGAAGATGAAACGCTTGTCATACCAGGTCATGGTGAGTCAAGTGTCATATATAGGGAAAAAATGTATAACCCTTATCTAAATTGA